The proteins below come from a single Cannabis sativa cultivar Pink pepper isolate KNU-18-1 chromosome 3, ASM2916894v1, whole genome shotgun sequence genomic window:
- the LOC115709637 gene encoding UDP-glycosyltransferase 74F2-like, with product MNQGRGNVPHVVVVTYPAQGHINPLLQFAKILASKGLKATLATTHYTLKSITTNTTTTTTAVGFEPISDGYDGGGFELASSLEAYLESFRAMGSKTLTELIMKFSETDCPVTCVVYDCMLTWVIDVVRQFGIVGVVFMTNSASVCSLYCRLNRGELSFPVEKGKVISTIKMSGLPPLGFSEMPSFLAQPGDLSPYLALIMEMFQLLDGIDWAFCNSFQELETELMEAMVGLWPLKMVGPMVPSAYLDQQIKGDTSYGASLWKPTSYKCLRWLDTKPQHAVIYVSFGSMASLSAKQVEEIAWGLKSIQRPFLWVLKEPEKKLPKEFLSSIGEGETEAGIVVTWCDQLEVLAHQAVGCFLTHCGWNSTLEGLSLAVPMVGVPQWSDQPMNAKFVEEVWGVGVWAKRNDEGIVMRGEIERSVREVMGGEKSGEIKRNALKWREAAVKAISTGGTSYKNIDGLVEFLKAEKNRG from the exons atgaaccaAGGAAGAGGCAATGTGCCCCACGTAGTTGTGGTCACATATCCAGCTCAAGGTCACATAAACCCACTTCTCCAATTTGCTAAAATCTTAGCTTCCAAAGGCCTAAAGGCCACTCTAGCAACCACCCATTACACTCTCAAATCCATAACCACCAACACCACCACCACTACCACAGCGGTTGGATTTGAACCCATATCGGACGGCTATGATGGTGGCGGATTCGAGCTAGCTTCGAGCTTAGAAGCCTACTTGGAGTCATTTAGAGCCATGGGGTCAAAGACTCTAACAGAGCTTATTATGAAGTTTAGTGAGACAGATTGTCCTGTGACTTGTGTCGTTTATGACTGTATGCTTACTTGGGTGATTGATGTGGTTAGACAGTTCGGTATTGTTGGTGTCGTTTTCATGACAAACTCAGCTTCTGTGTGTTCCTTGTATTGTCGTTTAAATCGTGGGGAATTGTCGTTTCCTGTTGAGAAGGGAAAAGTAATTTCTACTATCAAAATGTCTGGACTTCCTCCACTTGGGTTTTCTGAGATGCCCAGTTTTCTAGCTCAGCCTGGCGATCTATCTCCTTATTTGGCTCTCATAATGGAAATGTTTCAGTTATTAGATGGTATTGATTGGGCGTTTTGTAATAGTTTCCAAGAGCTAGAAACTGAG CTGATGGAAGCCATGGTAGGACTTTGGCCCTTAAAAATGGTTGGTCCAATGGTGCCATCAGCCTATCTAGACCAACAAATCAAAGGAGACACAAGCTACGGAGCCAGTCTATGGAAACCAACAAGCTACAAGTGCTTAAGATGGCTTGACACGAAACCACAACACGCGGTCATATACGTGTCGTTTGGAAGCATGGCAAGCCTTTCAGCAAAACAAGTTGAAGAGATTGCATGGGGCTTGAAATCGATCCAGAGGCCATTCCTGTGGGTTTTAAAAGAGCCTGAGAAGAAACTCCCTAAAGAGTTCCTAAGTTCAATAGGTGAAGGTGAAACTGAAGCGGGAATAGTTGTAACATGGTGTGACCAACTAGAGGTGTTAGCTCACCAGGCCGTCGGTTGCTTCTTGACACATTGTGGATGGAACTCGACATTGGAAGGACTGAGCCTCGCTGTGCCTATGGTCGGGGTGCCACAGTGGAGCGACCAGCCGATGAATGCAAAGTTTGTGGAGGAGGTGTGGGGGGTCGGAGTGTGGGCCAAGAGAAATGATGAAGGGATTGTGATGAGAGGAGAGATAGAGAGAAGTGTGAGAGAAGTGATGGGAGGAGAGAAGAGCGGAGAGATCAAAAGGAATGCCTTGAAATGGAGAGAGGCTGCTGTGAAGGCTATTAGCACCGGTGGAACCTCATATAAAAACATTGATGGTTTAGTCGAATTTCTAAAAGCGGAGAAGAATAGAGGTTGA
- the LOC133036147 gene encoding uncharacterized protein LOC133036147, translating to MAPELKLPISSHFTGRLTYRGTDRFRYIKAKFTEMDLVDTVKASPFGHFWEAGELTFSGALVHSLLLQKMKVDTEKEDEVWFHVGRNDMRFGRIEFGLITGLPMGSAPTDEEIHAKSNDHLVRTYFEGKSSVQLDSLMLQLERCEDKDDAYKLGLIAFIEGVLVSKEGNVQVWPEMLKFVNDLEFFFKYPWGERAFRKLMETLGKNMQHYKDNVDKKKGKKIAQEAKYTVSGYVPAFQYWAYEAIEKLGKKYAHCNGTKFPRMLSWKTPEGQRKQDVKATDIALLFNSRLVVKKCLFPRPSEEAYFKSINEAKTINEAVTKANLVPPPPAPEVHESSTSAGPSALTSTTVDTDLVKRLDSIEARLEKLESQQEAVMLAQTGLVNSHLSMRRSFTESQKDLKETLLAKMDELMAMVKGAPTPGEPTPAPQNEEQVESDNEDVFPEDWETDDNEALSTPLEAIITAIGDTQSQDEVLLLPGPPENVPFVRKRKPPKYLNDYTAEKKKRRVLPENVDPERPANRRLLRTFKRWLIGDIPNARPRNVHTGVGDVKFFTTLFLRAEWLHDDHIDAISHLMRRRRHHFPELYPQPGVILDTTLPQFLIGIWSCQTGDRSTFEWPDAVNKYYLGMESRYMPCLKDLNFIYFVLYFDHQKHWVVVEVDIDMWQIRVYDNDLSCTTDAQFDAIMLP from the exons ATGGCTCCTGAACTTAAACTTCCAATTTCCTCTCATTTCACGGGACGTCTTACCTATCGGGGTACAGATAGGTTCAGATATATCAAGGCCAAGTTTACTGAGATGGATTTGGTTGACACAGTGAAGGCTAGTCCTTTCGGACACTTTTGGGAAGCTGGAGAGTTGACTTTCTCCGGCGCGTTGGTCCACAGCCTCCTCTTACAAAAaatgaaagtggacacagaaaagGAGGATGAGGTTTGGTTTCATGTAGGGAGAAATGACATGAGATTCGGACGGATAGAGTTTGGACTCATTACTGGCTTACCTATGGGTAGTGCCCCTACAGACGAGGAAATACACGCCAAGTCCAACGACCATCTAGTTCGGACTTATTTTGAAGGGAAGAGTTCTGTTCAGTTGGACTCCCTTATGCTCCAACTTGAGAGGTGCGAAGATAAAGATGATGCCTACAAGCTTGGACTGATCGCTTTCATTGAAGGTGTATTAGTATCAAAGGAGGGCAATGTCCAAGTTTGGCCTGAGATGTTGAAGTTTGTTAACGATCTCGAATTCTTCTTTAAGTATCCGTGGGGCGAGCGCGCTTTTCGTAAGCTGATGGAGACATTAGGAAAGAATATGCAACATTACAAGGATAATGTTGACAAGAAGAAGGGGAAGAAGATTGCTCAGGAGGCAAAGTACACTGTTAGTGGCTATGTACCTGCCTTTCAGTACTGGGCATACGAAGCAATTGAGAAGTTGGGGAAGAAGTATGCCCACTGCAACGGGACCAAGTTCCCCAGAATGTTGAGCTGGAAAACACCGGAGGGCCAACGGAAACAAGATGTTAAGGCAACCGACATTGCACTGTTATTCAACAGTCGG TTGGTGGTGAAGAAGTGCTTATTTCCCCGGCCCAGTGAAGAGGCATACTTCAAGAGTATTAATGAGG CGAAGACCATCAACGAGGCCGTGACAAAGGCAAATTTAGTTCCACCACCACCGGCACCTGAAGTACACGAGTCATCTACTTCAGCAGGTCCTTCTGCTCTAACCAGTACAACTGTGGACACTGACCTTGTAAAGAGGTTGGATAGCATTGAGGCCCGGCTGGAGAAGCTTGAGTCCCAGCAGGAAGCCGTCATGTTGGCACAGACGGGGTTAGTAAATAGCCATCTCAGTATGAGGCGGTCCTTCACAGAGAGTCAGAAAGATCTGAAGGAGACTCTACTGGCTAAGATGGACGAGTTGATGGCTATGGTAAAAGGAGCGCCCACACCTGGAGAGCCCACACCTGCACCGCAAAATGAGGAACAAGTGGAGAGTGATAACGAAGATGTCTTCCCAGAAGATTGGGAAACAGATGATAACGAGGCACTGTCAACTCCATTGGAAGCAATTATCACGGCCATTGGGGATACACAATCACAGGACGAAGTCCTACTTCTACCTGGACCCCCAGAAAATGTACCATTTGTGAGGAAGAGGAAGCCGCCAAAGTACTTGAACGACTACACTGCGGAAAAGAAAAAGAGGCGAGTTCTTCCAGAGAACGTAGACCCGGAGAGACCAGCAAACCGTAGATTGCTTCGTACGTTCAAGAGGTGGTTGATTGGAGACATTCCCAATGCCCGACCTAGGAATGTGCACACCGGTGTTGGCGATGTCAAGTTCTTCACAACTTTGTTTCTTAGGGCGGAGTGGCTTCACGATGAT CACATAGATGCCATATCACACTTGATGAGGAGGAGACGCCATCATTTTCCAGAGTTGTACCCTCAGCCAGGTGTGATTTTGGACACAACACTTCCACAATTCCTCATAGGCATTTGGAGCTGCCAGACTGGTGACAGAAGTACGTTCGAATGGCCAGATGCAGTGAACAAGTACTATCTGGGTATGGAGAGCCGTTACATGCCATGTTTGAAGGATTTGAACTTCATATACTTCGTCCTGTACTTCGATCATCAGAAACATTGGGTTGTTGTTGAGGTAGATATTGATATGTGGCAGATTCGGGTGTACGATAATGATTTATCATGCACCACCGACGCACAGTTTGATGCCATCATGCTACCTTAG
- the LOC133036148 gene encoding uncharacterized protein LOC133036148 produces the protein MFQEYGIKMSYEKAWRCREKGLMYSRGTPAAAYSRLHWLLLRAWNEKNPGTITDIITEDNRFKYCFWSLAACRRGFKFCRPVISIDGTFLKTRFGGTMLVAVAYDANNQLFPIAFAIVDSENHDSWKYFLQKLKEAIGEVENLVFVSDRHQSIEHAVEVIFPGACHCACYKHISMNVTHKFKTDVCNTKIWLAAYAWSKRECDRHLQVLRQMDPPIAAYVDNIGLEKWARPYCLGDRYNIMTNNAAESLNNVTEEFRAYPITTLVEFIRFTLQNWFSNRLEKASKCVTPLATHFEEDLIKQHEDGRRRSVLRNGAQLFNVGRGADGSDFKKGRDVNLVERTCTCGMFQLLKIPCPHACAAALTQNVSVYALSSPYYTKETWKNTYDATINVVGEEDEWVLPEHMQNMRIGVPVEKKPVGRPRKSNAGRLRTNRFPSNGQKVKEPRKCSNCGALGHNKATYKARV, from the coding sequence ATGTTTCAGGAGTATGGGATCAAGATGAGCTATGAGAAGGCTTGGAGGTGCCGAGAGAAGGGACTTATGTATTCGAGGGGTACGCCGGCGGCGGCTTATAGTCGATTACACTGGTTACTTTTACGTGCTTGGAACGAGAAGAATCCAGGTACTATTACAGACATTATCACAGAGGATAACAGGTTCAAGTACTGTTTCTGGTCACTGGCTGCTTGTAGGAGGGGATTTAAGTTTTGTCGTCCTGTGATTAGTATCGACGGCACGTTCTTGAAGACAAGGTTTGGAGGCACAATGCTAGTTGCTGTAGCGTACGATGCAAATAACCAACTGTTTCCGATTGCCTTTGCAATTGTTGACAGCGAGAATCATGACTCTTGGAAGTATTTCTTGCAGAAGTTAAAGGAAGCGATTGGGGAGGTTGAAAACTTAGTGTTTGtatcggataggcatcaaagcattgaacatGCTGTCGAGGTTATTTTCCCCGGAGCATGCCACTGTGCATGCTACAAACATATTTCTATGAATGTCAcccacaagttcaagactgatGTATGTAACACGAAAATATGGCTGGCCgcttacgcatggtcgaagaGGGAATGTGATAGACATTTGCAGGTGCTCCGACAGATGGATCCTCCCATCGCTGCTTATGTTGACAATATAGGATTAGAAAAATGGGCTCGTCCTTATTGTCTAGGAGACAGGTACAACATCATGACAAACAACGCTGCAGAAAGCCTTAACAACGTGACGGAAGAATTCCGGGCATATCCAATAACTACTCTAGTTGAGTTCATAAGGTTCACACTACAAAATTGGTTTTCTAACCGTCTCGAGAAGGCAAGTAAGTGTGTTACCCCTTTGGCAACTCATTTTGAGGAAGATTTGATAAAGCAACACGAGGATGGTAGACGTAGAAGTGTCCTACGTAACGGTGCACAATTGTTTAATGTTGGAAGAGGTGCTGACGGTTCTGACTTTAAAAAAGGCAGAGATGTGAACTTAGTTGAGAGAACATGCACTTGCGGCATGTTCCAATTGTTGAAAATTCCTTGTCCCCATGCATGTGCCGCAGCGCTTACTCAGAATGTCAGTGTCTACGCTCTGTCATCCCCCTATTACACAAAGGAGACGTGGAAGAATACTTACGATGCAACAATTAATGTTGTGGGCGAGGAGGATGAATGGGTGCTTCCAGAACACATGCAGAACATGAGAATCGGTGTACCAGTGGAGAAGAAACctgtaggtcgtccaagaaaGAGCAATGCAGGAAGACTACGGACTAATCGATTTCCATCGAACGGTCAAAAAGTTAAGGAACCACGCAAATGTTCAAACTGTGGCGCATTGGGACACAACAAAGCTACTTACAAGGCCAGGGTTTGA
- the LOC115709635 gene encoding calmodulin-binding protein 60 A isoform X1: MSQKRNPDEGRAPRPEGTNSDDKRRKIPNFRNVVLEVMKLHTFERSLEPLIRRVVKEEVEIALKKHLNNMKQNGVKEMHSTVAKSLKLRFLNNISLPVFTGARIEGEEGFPLQVALVDCFTGQIIYSGPESTAKVEVVVLEGDFDGDEGDNWTVEEFKNNIVREREGKKPLLTGDAVLNLKDGEGSVGEISFTDNSSWTRSRRFRLGVRVVDNFDGVEIREAKTESFIVRDHRGELYKKHHPPSLYDEVWRLEKIGKDGAFHKRLTREKILTVKDFLTLLFLDPQRLRNILGTGMSAKMWEVTVEHARTCVLEKSMFLYIPSNSQHKTGVVFNIVGQLLGQLSDGQYVSIDKLSETEKADAHNMLISAFEHWEEVVSFDDEASLTAGSALLTNVLYTSSSPKIEGSAGSKFLASHKIGAFDYIPPSSASSPDIMSSIYSVGGTSSLEDYALHTIDSMDLRFDQALNFPSQVSTSLICDSERITQAFCDEDHLQFFDTDLQTQSMSLESPADLQSAVDGFRFPRSTLANGKAQRRWTKLVSVLKWFLIMMSLKRTHVGKIRRF; this comes from the exons ATGTCGCAGAAGAGAAACCCCGATGAGGGTCGAGCTCCTCGACCAGAAGGAACTAATTCTGACGATAAGCGTAGAAAGATTCCCAATTTCAGAAA TGTTGTTTTGGAGGTAATGAAGTTGCATACATTTGAACGCTCCTTGGAGCCTTTGATTCGTCGAGTG GTTAAAGAGGAAGTTGAGATAGCCTTAAAAAAACATTTAAACAATATGAAACA GAATGGCGTGAAAGAGATGCATTCTACTGTTGCAAAGAGTTTAAAGCTTCGCTTCTTAAATAATATCTCTCTTCCTGTATTCACTGGAGCTCGAATTGAAGGAGAAGAAGGCTTCCCATTACAAGTAGCTTTAGTTGATTGTTTTACTGGCCAAATTATTTATTCTGGGCCAGAATCCACAGCCAAGGTGGAAGTTGTTGTTCTTGAGGGTGACTTTGATGGTGATGAGGGAGACAATTGGACAGTTGAAGAGTTCAAGAATAACATTGTAAGAGAGAGGGAAGGGAAGAAACCCCTTCTTACTGGAGATGCAGTTCTGAATCTTAAAGACGGAGAAGGTTCTGTGGGTGAAATTTCTTTTACAGATAATTCAAGCTGGACAAGGAGCCGTAGATTCAGGCTAGGGGTGAGAGTTGTGGATAACTTTGACGGAGTTGAAATAAGAGAAGCGAAGACAGAATCCTTTATTGTCAGGGATCATCGTGGAGAAT TGTACAAGAAGCACCATCCTCCTTCTCTATACGATGAAGTATGGAGATTAGAGAAGATTGGGAAAGATGGAGCATTCCATAAGCGTTTGACTCGGGAAAAGATCCTTACTGTGAAGGATTTCCTTACCTTACTCTTTTTGGATCCTCAAAGACTCCGAAAT ATCCTTGGCACAGGTATGTCTGCTAAGATGTGGGAAGTAACTGTGGAGCATGCTCGGACATGTGTACTTGAGAAGAGTATGTTCTTGTACATTCCTTCCAATTCACAGCATAAAACTGGGGTTGTCTTCAATATTGTGGGTCAATTACTGGGACAACTTTCAGATGGCCAATATGTTTCCATTGATAAGCTATCTGAAAccgagaag GCTGATGCACATAATATGTTAATTTCTGCATTTGAACACTGGGAGGAGGTTGTATCTTTTGACGATGAGGCCTCGCTTACTGCTGGCTCAGCCCTCTTGACGAATGTGCTTTACACCTCAAGCTCACCCAAGATAGAGGGTTCTGCTGGGAGCAAGTTTTTGGCTTCACATAAGATTGGTGCCTTTGATTATATACCACCATCATCTGCCTCTTCACCGGATATCATGTCATCCATATATTCTGTTGGCGGAACAAGTAGCTTGGAAGATTACGCGTTGCACACAATTGACAGCATGGATCTTAGATTTGATCAGGCTTTAAATTTTCCAAGTCAAGTCAGTACCTCCCTGATCTGTGACTCGGAACGAATCACTCAAGCTTTCTGCGACGAGGATCATCTACAGTTTTTTGATACTGATCTTCAGACTCAGAGTATGAGTTTGGAATCACCAGCTGATTTACAGAGTGCAGTAGATGGCTTTCGCTTTCCCCGTTCGACTCTTGCCAATGGCAAGGCTCAGAGAAGATGGACGAAGCTAGTCAGTGTGCTGAAGTGGTTTCTAATAATGATGAGTCTGAAAAGAACCCATGTTGGAAAAATTCGAAGATTTTAG
- the LOC115709635 gene encoding calmodulin-binding protein 60 A isoform X2: MKQNGVKEMHSTVAKSLKLRFLNNISLPVFTGARIEGEEGFPLQVALVDCFTGQIIYSGPESTAKVEVVVLEGDFDGDEGDNWTVEEFKNNIVREREGKKPLLTGDAVLNLKDGEGSVGEISFTDNSSWTRSRRFRLGVRVVDNFDGVEIREAKTESFIVRDHRGELYKKHHPPSLYDEVWRLEKIGKDGAFHKRLTREKILTVKDFLTLLFLDPQRLRNILGTGMSAKMWEVTVEHARTCVLEKSMFLYIPSNSQHKTGVVFNIVGQLLGQLSDGQYVSIDKLSETEKADAHNMLISAFEHWEEVVSFDDEASLTAGSALLTNVLYTSSSPKIEGSAGSKFLASHKIGAFDYIPPSSASSPDIMSSIYSVGGTSSLEDYALHTIDSMDLRFDQALNFPSQVSTSLICDSERITQAFCDEDHLQFFDTDLQTQSMSLESPADLQSAVDGFRFPRSTLANGKAQRRWTKLVSVLKWFLIMMSLKRTHVGKIRRF, from the exons ATGAAACA GAATGGCGTGAAAGAGATGCATTCTACTGTTGCAAAGAGTTTAAAGCTTCGCTTCTTAAATAATATCTCTCTTCCTGTATTCACTGGAGCTCGAATTGAAGGAGAAGAAGGCTTCCCATTACAAGTAGCTTTAGTTGATTGTTTTACTGGCCAAATTATTTATTCTGGGCCAGAATCCACAGCCAAGGTGGAAGTTGTTGTTCTTGAGGGTGACTTTGATGGTGATGAGGGAGACAATTGGACAGTTGAAGAGTTCAAGAATAACATTGTAAGAGAGAGGGAAGGGAAGAAACCCCTTCTTACTGGAGATGCAGTTCTGAATCTTAAAGACGGAGAAGGTTCTGTGGGTGAAATTTCTTTTACAGATAATTCAAGCTGGACAAGGAGCCGTAGATTCAGGCTAGGGGTGAGAGTTGTGGATAACTTTGACGGAGTTGAAATAAGAGAAGCGAAGACAGAATCCTTTATTGTCAGGGATCATCGTGGAGAAT TGTACAAGAAGCACCATCCTCCTTCTCTATACGATGAAGTATGGAGATTAGAGAAGATTGGGAAAGATGGAGCATTCCATAAGCGTTTGACTCGGGAAAAGATCCTTACTGTGAAGGATTTCCTTACCTTACTCTTTTTGGATCCTCAAAGACTCCGAAAT ATCCTTGGCACAGGTATGTCTGCTAAGATGTGGGAAGTAACTGTGGAGCATGCTCGGACATGTGTACTTGAGAAGAGTATGTTCTTGTACATTCCTTCCAATTCACAGCATAAAACTGGGGTTGTCTTCAATATTGTGGGTCAATTACTGGGACAACTTTCAGATGGCCAATATGTTTCCATTGATAAGCTATCTGAAAccgagaag GCTGATGCACATAATATGTTAATTTCTGCATTTGAACACTGGGAGGAGGTTGTATCTTTTGACGATGAGGCCTCGCTTACTGCTGGCTCAGCCCTCTTGACGAATGTGCTTTACACCTCAAGCTCACCCAAGATAGAGGGTTCTGCTGGGAGCAAGTTTTTGGCTTCACATAAGATTGGTGCCTTTGATTATATACCACCATCATCTGCCTCTTCACCGGATATCATGTCATCCATATATTCTGTTGGCGGAACAAGTAGCTTGGAAGATTACGCGTTGCACACAATTGACAGCATGGATCTTAGATTTGATCAGGCTTTAAATTTTCCAAGTCAAGTCAGTACCTCCCTGATCTGTGACTCGGAACGAATCACTCAAGCTTTCTGCGACGAGGATCATCTACAGTTTTTTGATACTGATCTTCAGACTCAGAGTATGAGTTTGGAATCACCAGCTGATTTACAGAGTGCAGTAGATGGCTTTCGCTTTCCCCGTTCGACTCTTGCCAATGGCAAGGCTCAGAGAAGATGGACGAAGCTAGTCAGTGTGCTGAAGTGGTTTCTAATAATGATGAGTCTGAAAAGAACCCATGTTGGAAAAATTCGAAGATTTTAG